A genomic region of Labrys wisconsinensis contains the following coding sequences:
- a CDS encoding tetratricopeptide repeat protein, with the protein MPAKLVAILLSVVPVVIGVPAPANAADGAGTLVRVAQAAPAAEDIFWQTIQNSTDPAMFEAYLDQVQKGTFPGTYKALAEIKIKSLRAAAPPPPAPETAAPQSPPVEPAGPQPVQQPSRDVPVQPKAASSADLEACDRAAADPRDKQKPDNLPGVEYNSINTFAAIAACRKVAETSDAPARVFHQLARSYDKAGNVKDAVTAYGEAVKRGHSKAAYNLATIFVTGPGGMKKDYGMAFTLYEQSKAEVPNSLTGLGLLYQFGRGIRRDLKTAMDYYQQAIDAGDPNGYAKLGNMTYDGIGMRRNRDKACSLWQEGATRGDPDSGGQLKRFCKVR; encoded by the coding sequence ATGCCGGCCAAACTCGTCGCCATCCTTCTGTCCGTCGTGCCGGTCGTGATCGGCGTGCCCGCGCCGGCGAATGCGGCCGACGGCGCCGGCACGCTCGTCCGGGTCGCGCAAGCCGCGCCGGCGGCGGAGGACATTTTCTGGCAGACCATCCAGAACAGCACCGACCCGGCCATGTTCGAAGCCTATCTCGATCAGGTCCAGAAGGGCACGTTCCCCGGCACCTACAAGGCCCTGGCCGAAATCAAGATCAAATCCCTGCGCGCCGCCGCGCCGCCGCCACCCGCCCCCGAGACGGCTGCACCCCAGTCGCCCCCCGTCGAGCCGGCCGGGCCCCAGCCGGTGCAGCAGCCGTCGCGGGACGTTCCGGTGCAGCCGAAGGCCGCCTCCTCGGCCGATCTCGAAGCCTGCGATCGTGCGGCGGCCGATCCCAGGGACAAGCAGAAGCCCGACAATCTGCCCGGCGTCGAGTACAACAGCATCAACACCTTCGCGGCGATCGCCGCCTGCCGCAAGGTGGCGGAGACGTCGGATGCTCCGGCCCGCGTCTTCCATCAGCTGGCGCGCTCCTACGACAAGGCCGGCAACGTCAAGGACGCCGTCACCGCCTATGGCGAGGCGGTCAAGCGCGGCCACTCCAAGGCCGCCTACAATCTTGCCACGATCTTCGTCACCGGCCCGGGCGGCATGAAGAAGGACTACGGCATGGCCTTCACCCTGTACGAGCAGTCCAAGGCCGAGGTCCCGAATTCCCTGACCGGCCTGGGCTTGCTCTACCAGTTCGGCCGCGGCATCCGGCGCGACCTCAAGACGGCCATGGACTATTACCAACAGGCCATCGATGCCGGCGATCCCAACGGCTATGCCAAGCTCGGCAACATGACCTATGACGGCATCGGCATGCGGCGAAACCGCGACAAGGCCTGCAGCCTCTGGCAGGAGGGCGCGACGCGTGGCGATCCCGACTCCGGCGGGCAGCTGAAGCGGTTCTGCAAGGTCCGCTGA